The DNA window AACTCCGTTTGCATCCCTAAATCTGATTTCCAGGTTTTGCACCGCTCCTTCTGCCCGGAGTCTCCGGTAGAACTCGTCGCGGTGGCTTTGCGAGTTCCAGAGGCCCAATTCAACCCCCGATTTTCCTATGACCTTTTCCGCAGGCAGGCCCAGCATTCGCAGCAAACTCTCATTCACGTTGAGGAAGACGCCATCCAGCGTCACAATGCCGCAACCCACCGGGCTCTGGCGGAAAACGGTGGCAAACCTCTCCTCTGACTGCTTCAGCGCAATCTCGCTCTGCTTTCTTTCGGTTATATCAATGGCCGTGCCTTCAATGAAGCTGTTGCCGTCCGGGCCCTTGACGATGGTGGCGCGTTCGAGTATCCAGAACACCGTGCCATCCTGACGTCGTTGCTTGCATTCGTAGTTCAGCACCTGCCCCTCGCGTCCTAGGTCAATCAGAAATTGCTCGCGCTGCTCCGGTTCGGAATAAAAAAACACCGCTGAACACTCAAGCGCCTGTTCCTTGGACTGGAATCCGTACATCCTGAGAAAGGCGCTGTTGCAATTCAACAACCTGCCTTCTGGACTGGAAACATAGACCGCAGCAAGGTTGTTTTCAAAAAGGACCTGATATTGGAGCGCCACGGTGGAAGCCACGTAAGTCTGGTTCTCAAACAGCGTCAGAATCATTCCAAAAGCCACGAAACATTTTGGCAAGTCCCAGAAAGAACTTCCTGGATCAGGCCCCGTACCGAGCGCAGAAAGAATGGCCGACAAGGGAAAAACGCAGCCCCAGGCCATAAACGCAGCGGAAGTCAGGATGACTCCTGGGGAGAACCTGCGAAAATGGCGGAAGTAGACCAAGCCGGTCACGTAAAAGAACCCAAAGAGGTAAAAATTCATTCCGTGCCGCAAAGTTCCATGCATGGCCTGTTGCGCGGCCCATCCCCCGTAGGGGGCCAGAAGAAGTAACGAATACAGGTATGGGCTCCGCCAGCCGTAGTAGCGTATCGCCTGGATCATGCCGTAACCAATGCTGATGAAGAGCAGGGAAAGGTAAATCCACGGAGTACGAACATGAAGCAGCAAGATGGTGAGATAGAGCACGGCCGCCGCGCTCACGAACAAAACAAACCCAATCCGTCTGCGCCGCCAGATGAAAACTTCAGACACGGAAAGCAGAAAGAACGTCCCGGCAATAATCAGTGTGCAAACCTTGATCCACGACGTGAAAGGCGCCAGGCGGGGAAAGTCTGCGCTGAAAGCAGGAGCGGCAAAATGGACCAGGATCGCGATCCAACCCAGCATCCATAAGCGAGTCCTTTTTTGACGGTCCCGTAAGTAGATCCAGGCAAACAGTGATACCAGGACGCTGATAATGCTAAAGGCAACGAGTGCTTCAAACCGCGAAGACATAAAGCAGCCTGCAACTTCTATCCCAGGTCAGGGCCAAAACCTGGAGATCCTTGAAAAACGCTTTAAAGATGACAGGATGATAAGAATTATCTAATAAAGAACTGCTGGTGAACTCGCCATTGTTGAGAGACAAAATACCACCATTTCTATTTGTGTGCGGATTTATATTTCTATCAAGGCGGCGCGAAACCCCAGGCCCGTGAATACGGTTTGATCTTCGCAACCCTGCAAAAAATTACCGCTTTTTGTCTGGCTTTTCCGCAGGATTCTCATGGACGCGCTCACGAAAGCTGCCGCCCATGGTCTTGGCCAGAAAGATTGCGGAGTCGCCGTATTTATCGCGCAGCCGATCAGAGGCGGATAGAGCGCGCGCCCATTTTTGTTTTTTGTCCCCTTCCAGCAAGTCCATCTGTTCCGGAAGGTCTTCAAAGTTTGATGCCTGCACCCCCAGCAGGCGCACTGCGCGACGCGGCTCCCAGTTGGCATGGAACAGCTTTGCGATGGCCGAAAAAATTTCCATATCCATTTGCGTGGGGCTGTTGAGCGAATGCGCCCGGGTGATGGTGGTGAAATCTGAATAGCGCAGCTTGAGTTGCAGCGTGCGGGCAATAAAGTTCTGTTCGCGCAAGCGGCGGCCCACTTTTTCCGACAAGTGCGCCAGCGTAGGCTCAATCTTGCCGAGTTCGGCTGTGTCGCGATCAAAGGTGTGTTCATGGCTGATGGATTTTGCCTGCCACTCTTCGCCCACGTCGCCTTCAAACCATGCACCCGCATCTTCACCGCGTGCTTTGCCGGCCAGCGTCGGGCCCCATTTGCCGAAATTTTCTTCCAGAACCCGCTCTTCCACCTTGAGCAGATCGCCAATGTAAACAATGCCGATATCATTGAGCCGCGCTTTGGTGACCTTGCCCACGCCCGGAATTTTGCCAACATCCAGCGGCGCAAGAAAACTCTGCTCCTGCCCGGCCAGCACATACAGGACGCCGTTGGGCTTGGCTTTATCTGAACTGATTTTTGCCATGAGCCTTGAGCTGCCAATCCCGATGGAACAATTCAGCCCGGTGCGTTCTTTCATCTGCTGATGCAGCTTATGCGCGGAGAGCAGTGGCGGCCCGTGCAGGCGCTCCGTACCCGTCATGTCCAGATAGGCCTCGTCAATGGAAGCCATCTCCACCGCGGGCGAGAAGTCATGCAGCACTTCCCGCGACTTGTGCGAGTATTCGCGATAAAGATCGGGATGACCATCGACAAAGATGGCGTGCGGACACTGCTTCGCTGCTGTCCGCAGCGGCATGGCCGAATGCACGCCAAACTTGCGCGCTTCATACGACGCGGCCGACACTACGCCTCGCTCATCCCGCTGGCCGCCAACCACCACGGCCTTGCCTTTCAGCGCCGGATTAAACAGCTCTTCCACGGAGACAAAGAAAGCGTCCATATCGACGTGAAAGATGATTCGCCGGACCGTTGAATCTGCAGGTGTCACATTCTTGAAGATACACCAGCCTGGCTGTAACTTTCGTTAAATTTTCACTCGGTGGGCGGAATGGGCGATTTTCGGCCATAGGGAGCTTGGCCATTAACCTCAGGTCAATCACCGCGACAAAATCGAAACTTTGAATCAGCCTTGCGCATCATATGTTGACGGTCTTTTGTTGTGCCCAAGGTGCATTTTGTGGGCCAAAGATTTACTATGTCTGCCCTGTTGGTTTGAGTGACAGGATTCCCCCTATGGCTCACCTGAAATCGGTTTTGACATTTCCGCCCGCGTCGGCCGAAGAGCGCGCCCTGGCGTCGCTCGCCAGCCAGTATGTTTCCGTGCGCCAGCAGACGGACGCGCTCGCTGCCCCACTGACTCCCGAAGATTTAATGGTGCAGTCCTGTCCGGAAGCGAGCCCGGGCAAGTGGCATCTGGCGCATACCAGTTGGTTCTTTGAGACGTTTATTCTTTCCAGCCATCTGCCAGGGTACCGATCTTTCCATCCGCAGTTTCGCGATCTATTTAATTCTTATTACAACGCGGTTGGCCAGCAGCCGGAAAAGGCTCTGCGCAATACCTTCTCGCGTCCTGCGCTGGAAGAAATCCGGAAGTATCGCGCGCACGTGGATGAACACATGCGCAAGCTGCTGCAATCAGGCGCGGTGGCCGCGGAAGCGCAGAAACTTGTAACGTTGGGGCTGAACCATGAGCAACAGCATCAGGAACTGATCGTTACCGATATCAAGCATGGGTTCTGGAGCAACCCACTGCATCCGGCATATCAGACGGCAGTGGCAGCGCCGACTACTGACAGCGCGCCGCAGCAGAAGCCGCAGCTTTATCCTGAAGGGCTGTATGAGATTGGCGCTGAAGGCGAGTCGTTCTATTTCGATAATGAAGGCTCGCGACACAAAGTTTTTCTGCGCCCATTCCGCTTTGCCATGCGCCTCGCAACGTGCGGCGAATATATCTCCTTCATGGAAGACGCCGGCTATTCGCGGCCTGAACTGTGGCTCTCTGACGGCTGGAAGGCCGTGCAGACGCATCGCTGGAAAGCGCCGCTATATTGGGAAAAATCTGGCGGGAAGTGGATCCAGTTCACCTGCTCCGGCATGCGCAACGTGGAAGAAGCCGAGCCGGTCTGCCATGTGAGTTATTACGAAGCCGACGCGTTTGCCCGCTGGGCCGGTGCCCGCCTCCCTACCGAGTTTGAGTGGGAAGTGGCCGCAAGCCGAGTCCCCACCGTCGAGGGCAATCTTTTGGAGAACGGCAGGTTTCATCCCGTAGCGGCTCCTATGTCGCTGGAGAACGGTGTGCCGCTCCAACTCTTTGGCGATGTCTGGGAGTGGACGGCAAGCGCCTATCTTCCATATCCCGGCTATAAGCCCGCTGCCGGCGCGCTGGGTGAATACAACGGCAAATTCATGAGCGGACAGATGGTCCTGCGTGGCGGATCGTGCGCCACGCCGCGCTCGCACATTCGCGCCACGTACCGCAATTTTTTCCCTCCAGAAACACGCTGGCAATTTTCCGGAATAAGGCTGGCTGACGATGGCAGTTAAAAGCCCTGCACTACTTGTTAGTCCTATTGCGGAAGAAGTATTGCGCGGACTGACCGCGCGACCGCGGCGGCTGCCGCCTAAACTTTTCTACGATGCCGCCGGGTCGCACCTGTTCGAGCAAATCACTGAGACTCCAGAGTATTATCCCACGCGCACCGAGCGCGCCATCCTGAAGAAATATGCGGGCGAGATCATTCGCCAGGCTGGGGTCAATATCACTCTGCTGGAACTGGGCGCCGGCAGCGCCAGCAAGACCCAAGTCCTGATTGAAGCGCTGCTGCGCCGCCAGCTGCGCGCGGATTTTTATCCCGTGGATGTTTCGTCTTCGGCCTTGCAGGGCGCTCTGAAAACTTTAAACGGGCATTTTCCACGGCTGCGCGTGAGCCCAATCGTTGCAGACTACACTCATAGAATCCCAGACCTCAGCTCGCTTCCCGGACGCAAGCTGGTGCTCTTCATCGGCTCGACCATCGGCAACTTTGAGCCTGATGAAGCTATGGCGTTCCTCAAGAGCGTGCATAGTTCACTTCAACCGGGCGACGCATTGCTCATCGGCTTTGATCTCATCAAAGACGGAGATGTCCTCCACGCGGCTTATAACGACGCACAGGGCGTGACCGCCGCTTTCAACAAGAACATGCTGGTGCGCATCAATCGCGAACTGGGTGGCAGCTTTGACGTTGATTCTTTTGAGCACGTGGCCCTGTGGAACCGCAGAAAGTCACGCATTGAAATGCACATGGAAAGCCTGTATGAACAAACCGTGTGGGTGCAGGACCTGGGCCGCGGCTTCCACTTTGAAAAAGGCGAGCGCATCCATACTGAGAACAGCTACAAGTTCAATACCGCCTCCATTGCGCGGCTGCTGCGCCGCAGCGGCTTCAAGCTGGAAACGCAATGGACTGACGCGCAACGCTGGTTCTGCGAGGCGCTGGCCAGGGTGTAGCATGCGATAGTCTTGCCGAAGATGGCGGGATTAACACGTTTTTTTCACGCGCGTAGTCCAACCCTCTCGCCTGCGCTCGATGTAGATTGAAACTGGATCAAGCGCCGGTTCAGTGGCTCTTCTGTCCCTGACCATCACCATAAATTCTTAAATTAAGAATCTGCTGCGCTCGGGGTAAGCGCGAAGCGAGGGCCGTTGGCGGACTAGCAAGGTATTACCTGCAATCCCTAATGTCAGCGGGCATGCTATCCTGACATTCTTGGTTCGATTAGAAGAATCTGACGGCATTATGGCGTCAGTGAAAACATGATGCCCTTTCGGAAGATGACCGCAAATGCGAGTATTTGCCTTATCGGATATCCATATTGACTACAGCGAAAACGCCAAGTGGATTCAAAACTTATCCGTGGCTGAATATCAGGATGATGTCCTCATTCTTGCCGGCGATATGAGTGATATCCAGAAGCTGCTTGATTGGGGTCTCAACATTCTCACAAAGCGCTTCAAGAAAGTCTTGTTCGTCCCCGGGAATCACGAATTGTGGGTGAGACGCGAGGACCCTGAAAAGAATTCATTGCAGAAGTTCGACGACATATGTGCAGCGGTTAAATCGGCCGGGGCATCCATGGAGGCATTTCACGAGCGCGGTGTCTCAATCATTCCGCTGCTCGGATGGTACGATTACTCCTTTGGCGAGCCGAGCAAGGAACTTCGAGCCACTTGGATGGACTACCATTCGTGCCGCTGGCCGAATGGCTTTACTGACCAGGATATTGCGGCGCACTTTGCTGCCTTCAATGAAGAACGAAACAGCGTGGCAGGCAACAAGGTCATTACTTACTCGCACTTTTTACCCCGCATTGATCTGATGCCCGAGTTCATTCCGAGCGCGCACAGGGTTTTGTATCCGGTCCTGGGTTCCGTGCAGCTTGAGCGCCAGTTGCGCAGGCTCAACCCAGCCATTCATGTTTACGGCCACAGCCATGTGAATCGCCAGGTGAAGATCGACGGCGTTTCTTACATCAATAATGCTTTTGGCTATCCGGGTGAGACCCGGACGTCGAAGCAATTGATGTGTATTCTTGAATGCTAGTGTGGTGTCTCACAAATACCTTACAAAGAGTTGGCCCGATACGTGCTTTCCAAAAGATTATTCCGCGCAGCCGAGGGCGGCTGCGGTCCACAATGATTTGTTTATTGCATGCATTGTCGAGTTATTTCAGCGACACCACACTAACAGGGGTCGCACGGCAATTCCTTCGCGTTCCCCCAAAATAGACAATCCCGTGTCTGGATTCGAGTTTTCTTCCGGTTCACTTTACCCTCAAATCTACATTCAGCGTAGATCCCTCACCCAAGGTGGCCGTCATCCTGTGCTGCTGCATCTTAAGCATGAGGGGAAGGACGGTCCTGCGTGACACGAAAATCCGAGCTTGAGACCATGTCTGCTGCTGCGCAGCCTGTCTCCAGAAAAGCTGATGCAGAGAAAATCGCGGACAGACCGAAGAAGCGTAAGCGCCTGACAATGCGGACGTTGCTACGTCCCCATGCCGGAGCGCTTGCTCTTGGGTTCCTTGCGGTATTGGGTGAAGCTATTGCGAACCTGCTGCAGCCGTGGCCGCTTAAGATCGTCCTGGATGAGGTATTTAAGAATCACGCTGGCAGATCTGATCTGCCTCACTTCGTCTATACATTCGTGGGAGCCGATAAGTTTGCCACCATCAAGTTTGCCTGCATTGCGGTGATGGCCATCGCTCTTCTTGATGCCATCTCTACCTACGGAGAAAAGTACCTGACCACCAGCGTTGGGCAATGGGTCACATACGATCTGCGGCGCGCAATTTATGCTCACATGCAGCGCCTGTCTCTGGCTTTCCACGATCAGAGCCGGACTGGCGACCTCATCAGCCGAGTTACAACCGACGTGGACGACATCCAGACCTTTATCGCTTCAGGTCTGTTGAGTTCAGTGATCAATGTGCTGACTCTTGTTGGCATGATCGGCGTGATGTTCTGGCTGAACTGGCGTTTTACGTTGATTGCGCTTTCCGTTGCGCCGATTCTCTTTCTGGTGGTTTATAGCTACACGCGCCGCATCAAGAAAGCCGCGCGCAAAGTCAGGAAAAAAGAGAGCGCAGTTTTCTCTGTGGTGGAAGAAGTCTTGTCTTCCATTCGCGTCGTCAAGGCTTTTGCGCGGGAAAGATATGAGCAGGAGAGGCTGGAAGAAGCCAGCCTTGCCGAAGTGGAATCGTCACTGCGTGCCCGCAGCCTGAAAGCAAAACTCACGCCGCTGGTGGATGTGATTGTTGCTGCCGGAACGTGCCTGGTGTTGTGGTTCGGCGCGCGGCTTACGCTTAGCGGCACTTTGTCAGTAGGATCGATGGTGCTCTTTGTGCAATACCTGAGCAAGATGTACAAGCCCATGCAGGAACTTTCCAAGATGACCGACACCTATTCCAAGGCCGCCGTGGGCTATGAGCGCATCCAGGAAATCCTGCAAACCGATAATGAAGTTCACGATCTTCGCGGCGCCAAGGCCGTAAAAAAACTAAAAGGGAAGATTGAGTTTGAGCACGTTTCCTTTGCCTACTTGCCTGACCAGCCCATTATCCAGAACATGAGTTTTTGTATTGCGCCGGGACAGGTCGCGGCTGTGGTTGGCCCCACCGGTGTTGGCAAGACGACAATTTTAAGCCTGGTGCCGCGGTTCTACGATCCCAATGAAGGCGTAATAAAAATTGACGGCATAGACGTGAGAAAGATCAAGCAACAATCGCTCCGGCAGCACATCAGCTATGTCTTGCAGGAGAACGTGCTATTTCACGGGCCGCTGTGGCAGAACATTGCGTATGGCAAGCCGGAAGCGTCGAGGAAAGAGATTGAGCGGGCCGCCGAACAGGCCAATGCCATGGAATTTATTGAAAAACTGTCACAAGGTTTTGACACGATCGTGGGTGAACGCGGCATGACACTTTCCGGCGGACAGCGTCAACGGATCGCGATTGCTCGCGCCATCATCCGCAATACGCCGATCCTGATGCTGGATGAGCCGACGTCAGGGCTGGACGCGGCGTCTGAAAAATTGGTATTTGAGGCGCTGGACCGGCTGATGGAAGGGAAAACCACCATCGTGGTTGCACACCGCCTTTCAACCATTCGCCGCGCTGATGTAATTTTTGTTGTGAATGAAGGCGCCATTGTGGAGCAAGGCGGGCATGAAGAACTGCTCAAAGCACGTGGCCTGTATTCGGAATTACATAAACTTCAGTTCAAGGGCGAGGAAGCCGCCTAGAAAAGTTTTCCATCATAATTGGTTCAGCTCGGCAATGCGGACCTGTACAACTTTGGTGAAGGCTGCTGCTTTGTCTGGCGGATAGCCGCCGGCGCGAAAGGCATCGAGGATTTGGTCCGTGGAGAGATGGGCGAGCAAAGATCCCAGCCACTTTGCGTCAGCCCGCGGCACGTGGTTTCCGACCCATCGCATATGGACTTGGTGAATGTAGCTGGGCAGGACAAGCAGGTGGAGCAGCGGCGGCCGGCGAGGGAAGTTGAAGTCCACATGATCCGGCGCGACCCTGGAGATGAACCTGGCCTTTCTGTATTCCTTCAAATTATTTTTTGACGCGGCTTCGGTCCAGTGCTTGCCGGAAGCGCCGAAAGCTGTGCCCACGTCAGTGACAAGATACTGTTGCTGGCCGTTTTTGTCGGTGAAGATGCCGTTGTTCTCGTCCTTGAGGTCCCAGTTGCTCAATAAAACCATCATTACCCGCAGCCCATTGAACTCGCGTGTGCCGAAAAATGGATTGTGGCGCCAGCTCCAGTTGGCTTCTTTCTTTTCATCACCACGGTGCCGCTGAAGGCGGGCTCCATCAATATGGTCCGGAGAAATCACGTGCCCTTGCCCGCGGTGCAGGTGGCCGGGAAGGCCCTTCACTTCCAGGTCGGCACAGAAATAGTTTTCATTGGTGAAATAGCCTATGGCCCATAGCAGCCGGGTGGCTACTACTTCTGGCTGGGCCTCAATTCCCAGCTTGGCTTTCCACTTTGTCCCATTCGCGTCCTCAACATCGAACTTGGAATTTTGTCCGTGCTTATCTTCTTTCAAGAATTTCAGCGGCAATTGCGGACGATGCTTTTCTCCGCCGGGACCGTTCAACAGGTCTTTTGACTTGATGTCGCCAGGTTCATGCCAGATAGCGTGTGCGACGGACGAACTATCCCCGTTCTCTTTTTGGCCCAACGCGGGCAAAGCTGTGGCGACGACCAGCACGGCGAGTGCAAATAGCCATCGGCGAAAAGACGCGTAACCGCAAGAAGGCATGAGAGTACCCGAAAGTTGGATGCTGATTTCGGGGCGGAGGAACAGCCAAAGCCACGGCCAAAGCCGCAGGCCAGAGCTGCATCTAACTATTCTGGTAGGCGCGCGGCCACCAGGAAGTCTCAATTCACTATGTGGAGACAAAGGAGCACCATTGAAGCTGATCGTTCAGCCGGCGGATGGCGCCGCGCCCCTGCTCAAAGCCATCAAACGGGCCAAGAAAAGTATTGAAATTGTTATTTTCCGCTTCGATCAGACAGAGATCGAGCACGCACTGGAAGATGCCGCCCAGCGAGGCGTTTTTGTCCATGCGCTGATCGCATTTACCAATCGCGGTGGTGAGAAAAATCTGCGCAAGCTGGAAATGCGGTTCCTGGAAAAAGGAATCACGGTCGCGCGGACCGCGGACGACCTGATCCGCTATCACGGCAAAATGATGCTTGTGGACGGCAAGGAACTCTATTTGCTGACCTACAACTTTACCCATCTGGACACGGAGCGGAGCCGCAGCTTTGGCATTGTGACCAGAAACCGCGAACTGGTAAAGGAAGCATCGCGACTTTTTGCCTGTGACACGCAGCGGCAAACTTATAAATCCAGTTCGAAGAAGTTTCTGGTTAGCCCGGTGAATGCGCGGCAGGTCCTAGAGACGTTCCTGAAGGGAGCCAAGAAGGAACTTCTGATTTATGACGTCGACATCGCGGACAAAGAAATCCTGCGCATCTTGCAGGAGCGATTGCAGGTGGGAGTGCAGGTCAAGATCATCGGGCACGTTTCCCGCAACCGGCATCTTTCCGCGCGCGTATTTAAGCGCATGCGGCTGCACACGCGGGTGATCATTCGGGATTGTAAACAGGCATTTCTGGGCAGCCAGAGTATGCGCAAGCTTGAACTGGATGAGCGGCGCGAAATCGGCATGATTGTGAACAACGCCAAGGTCGTCAGTTCCATGGTTACGGTTTTTGAAGATGACTGGAAGGCATCAACGCCGGCGGACCGTCGCGCTGACAAGAAACGCGTGAGTGCGAAGGCGGAACGGACATCGAGGAAAGTCAGCAAGGCTGTGAGAAAAAAGCTTGCCCCGGCCACGGTGGTGCAACAGGTGGTTAAGGTCATCGAGAAGGAAGCAAACGTGGAAGTAGATCGCGACGAAGCGCGCGAAATGGTAAAAGGCGCGCTGGCGAAAGCAGTGAAGAAGACAGCGGCAAAGATCGTGGAAGAAGCGGTAGCGGAGTAGCAGTTCGGCCGGCATATTGAGGTTGCTGCATCTAAGCACTAATAAGGATGATGTTCTTTATGAAGCTTCACGCTTCCACAAGTTGGCTGTCATTGAGCTTGCTCGTGGTTTTCTTGTTCTCGTGCGCGATGGCGCAAGAAGGAAACGACGGCGCGGTCAAGGAGTTCCAGGACCGGATAGGCAACTATCTATCGGCGAAGAAGAAACAAGACATCGTGAAGAAGCCGACTGACTCTCCCGGCAAGCTCGCTGAAGAAAAGCAAAAGACGGCAGAAAAGACCCAGCAGGCACGCCCAGAGGCCCAACGCGGAGATATCTTTACGCCGGCGGTTTCGGCTTATTTCAAAAAGCAGATTGAGAGCACGTTGCGTGGACCCGAGGGCGGCAAAATCCGCGCAAGCCTCCGGCATGCCGAGCCGTTGCCAAACGTGCAACTGCGGGTGAATGCAAAATATCCCAGGAACCTGCCGCTGCAATCGACCCCTCCGACGCTGCTGAAGCACCTGCCGCCACTTCCCAAAGAGCTTCAATACCGGATCGTGGGTTCAACGCTGTTGCTCTATGACATGGCTTCCGGTCTAGTTGTGGACTTTATTCCCGGAGCGGTACCGGCGGCATGAAACAAAGCAGAGTAACGATCTACCGAAACGTGATGATGCTTGTTGCAACGCTGGCATTGGCGCTGGTGGGACACGTGCGAGTGGCCCAGGCAGATCCAGGAGCAGTAGCATCGCAAGCGGAGTCCGCGGGCAAGCTTGATGTCAGAATTCCGCTGCTGGACAAGTCAGTGCGATTTGCCGTGATCGGAGACAGTGGGACCGGCGCTCGGGCGCAATATGAAGTGGCGCAGATGATGGAAGCCTATCAGCAAGCTACAAAATTCGATTTCGTAATCATGCTGGGTGACAACATTTACGGCAGCCACTCGCCGAGAGACTTTGTTAAAAAATTTGAGCAGCCTTACAAGCCTCTGTTGGATGCGGGGGTGAAGTTTTACGCGTCGCTGGGCAACCACGACGATCCCGACGACGAACGGCTCTACAAGCCCTTCAACATGGGCGGTGAACGTTATTATGCGTTTCGCAAAGGCGAAGCAGCGTTTTTTGCGCTGGACAGCAATTACATGGACCCCAGACAGCTCAGCTGGCTCGACCAGAACCTGAAGAACTCGCAAGGCACATGGAAAATCTGTTTCTTCCACCATCCTTTATATAATGATGGCCGTCACCATGGCGCTGACTCTGATTTGCGCACGCAGGTGCTTCCCCTGTTTGAGCGCTACGGCGTGAATGCTGTGTTCTCAGGCCATGAACACGTCTACCAGAGAATCAAGCCGGAAAATAATATCTACTACTTTGTTCTGGGCAATTCCGGCAAGCTGATGACGCATGACTTTGGCGAAGCCAGAGAGCGGGTGAAAGGCTTTGATTCCGACCAGAGTTTCATGCTGGTGGAGATTGCGGGCGACAAGCTGTACTTCCAGACAATTTCACGCAGCGGTGAAACTATTGATTCCGGCGAGCTGCCGCGAATTCATCCATAGAATTTTTTGGTCAACTAGTTTTCAGGAAGCCAGTGGCCATCGGCTTTTTATTTTGGCGAAGCAGGTTGTTGCGCGGGATTTCCAGTTGGGACGCCTGGCGCCGGAGTTCCCGGCGTGACAGGTTGGGGATAGATCGCACCCGATGACGGTGGATTTCGCAGGATTGGGCCGGCCGTTCTGCCGGTAGGACCAAAAAACTGCTCGTTGAACTCCGGATGTATGTTTCCGGTCACGGCCTTTAGGGTAGCTTCCATATTCTTCTGATGCAGATCGCGCACGATTTCGGCTTTGACATATTCAAGCGGAATGGTATCGCGGCTGCGAAGCTTATAAATATTTACTCCGGACATTTCATTCTCAAGTTTGGTAACTTCACCCGGCTTCAAAGCGAGCAGGTCCTTTTCAATCCCCGCCGGCAGGCCGCCTCTGCGCTTCATCCCAAGATCGGTCTTTGGAGGAGAGGGGAGAGAGAGAGTTTTATAGACTTCATCCTGGAGCTTTTGTGTTTCTTCACCCCGGGCTGCCCGCTCGTGAATGTCATTGGCCATTTGCTGGAATTTCTTTTGGTACTCAGCGCGCGCGGCGGGCGTGCGATTGGTGTTGATTGAAGGAATGATGATGCGCTCAACTTTAAAGGAATCGTATTTGGAAATATTTTCCTTGTAGTAGGCCTCAATCTCTTCCTGCGGCGGGTTGCTGAATTTTTCTTCAAGGGAATGGCGGTAGGTGTCAGCCAACGCCCGGACGCGCGCTATCCTCATCAATTCCTGGAAGCGCGGATCGTTTTCTGCGCCGGCCTTTTCACCTTCACTAGCCAGGGCCAGCAACTGGGCATAACTTTCCGCAAAACTTCGCATTGCGGCTGGATTGGAGATTTGCGCCGCGAGATTCATCCCGGAGAGCATGCTGTTGAACTGCTCTTTGGTGATCACGGTCTGGCAAGAATCAGATTTGGCAGCGCCACTTTTCGCGGAAGCCGTGGTCCTTGGGCAAACACCTTGAATTGTCACGACCGGGGCACCCGGGGCCACGTTATCGGGATTAAAAGACTGTTGCGGTAAAGGAGGTGCGGGCTGCTGGGCGAGGGGTGGACGAGAAAGACCTTGCGCCGGAGGAGCGATCGATGTCTGAGCGAACGCACATGTTCCAGCCAGAAGAGTGGTAATAAGAATTCGGATCATGAATGACGAGACCTTCCTCAGCAACGATAGCAAGAAATTTGGGGGAGATGCGCTATCCTACCATATGTTGTTTTCCGGTGGGGCGACTTCCTTTACATCCCGCATTGGCGTTATAGGGTGATCACCTGATGCGACATCACCACAATGAGTGCTGTTGAGGATGGAGGCACAGCCGCCCATGCGGATTTTCCGCTCAGCCAAACTGCTAAAAGGTGATACAAACATCAGGAAGACCACGGAGGTCGATAATTCACGCATGAAATCTTTATTCTTTCGCGCAATTTTTCCTGCTCTATTGC is part of the Terriglobia bacterium genome and encodes:
- a CDS encoding peptidyl-prolyl cis-trans isomerase, producing the protein MIRILITTLLAGTCAFAQTSIAPPAQGLSRPPLAQQPAPPLPQQSFNPDNVAPGAPVVTIQGVCPRTTASAKSGAAKSDSCQTVITKEQFNSMLSGMNLAAQISNPAAMRSFAESYAQLLALASEGEKAGAENDPRFQELMRIARVRALADTYRHSLEEKFSNPPQEEIEAYYKENISKYDSFKVERIIIPSINTNRTPAARAEYQKKFQQMANDIHERAARGEETQKLQDEVYKTLSLPSPPKTDLGMKRRGGLPAGIEKDLLALKPGEVTKLENEMSGVNIYKLRSRDTIPLEYVKAEIVRDLHQKNMEATLKAVTGNIHPEFNEQFFGPTGRTAGPILRNPPSSGAIYPQPVTPGTPAPGVPTGNPAQQPASPK
- a CDS encoding ABC transporter ATP-binding protein/permease, with translation MSAAAQPVSRKADAEKIADRPKKRKRLTMRTLLRPHAGALALGFLAVLGEAIANLLQPWPLKIVLDEVFKNHAGRSDLPHFVYTFVGADKFATIKFACIAVMAIALLDAISTYGEKYLTTSVGQWVTYDLRRAIYAHMQRLSLAFHDQSRTGDLISRVTTDVDDIQTFIASGLLSSVINVLTLVGMIGVMFWLNWRFTLIALSVAPILFLVVYSYTRRIKKAARKVRKKESAVFSVVEEVLSSIRVVKAFARERYEQERLEEASLAEVESSLRARSLKAKLTPLVDVIVAAGTCLVLWFGARLTLSGTLSVGSMVLFVQYLSKMYKPMQELSKMTDTYSKAAVGYERIQEILQTDNEVHDLRGAKAVKKLKGKIEFEHVSFAYLPDQPIIQNMSFCIAPGQVAAVVGPTGVGKTTILSLVPRFYDPNEGVIKIDGIDVRKIKQQSLRQHISYVLQENVLFHGPLWQNIAYGKPEASRKEIERAAEQANAMEFIEKLSQGFDTIVGERGMTLSGGQRQRIAIARAIIRNTPILMLDEPTSGLDAASEKLVFEALDRLMEGKTTIVVAHRLSTIRRADVIFVVNEGAIVEQGGHEELLKARGLYSELHKLQFKGEEAA
- a CDS encoding metallophosphoesterase yields the protein MRVFALSDIHIDYSENAKWIQNLSVAEYQDDVLILAGDMSDIQKLLDWGLNILTKRFKKVLFVPGNHELWVRREDPEKNSLQKFDDICAAVKSAGASMEAFHERGVSIIPLLGWYDYSFGEPSKELRATWMDYHSCRWPNGFTDQDIAAHFAAFNEERNSVAGNKVITYSHFLPRIDLMPEFIPSAHRVLYPVLGSVQLERQLRRLNPAIHVYGHSHVNRQVKIDGVSYINNAFGYPGETRTSKQLMCILEC
- a CDS encoding phosphatidylserine synthase — protein: MLISGRRNSQSHGQSRRPELHLTILVGARPPGSLNSLCGDKGAPLKLIVQPADGAAPLLKAIKRAKKSIEIVIFRFDQTEIEHALEDAAQRGVFVHALIAFTNRGGEKNLRKLEMRFLEKGITVARTADDLIRYHGKMMLVDGKELYLLTYNFTHLDTERSRSFGIVTRNRELVKEASRLFACDTQRQTYKSSSKKFLVSPVNARQVLETFLKGAKKELLIYDVDIADKEILRILQERLQVGVQVKIIGHVSRNRHLSARVFKRMRLHTRVIIRDCKQAFLGSQSMRKLELDERREIGMIVNNAKVVSSMVTVFEDDWKASTPADRRADKKRVSAKAERTSRKVSKAVRKKLAPATVVQQVVKVIEKEANVEVDRDEAREMVKGALAKAVKKTAAKIVEEAVAE
- a CDS encoding metallophosphoesterase, with translation MKQSRVTIYRNVMMLVATLALALVGHVRVAQADPGAVASQAESAGKLDVRIPLLDKSVRFAVIGDSGTGARAQYEVAQMMEAYQQATKFDFVIMLGDNIYGSHSPRDFVKKFEQPYKPLLDAGVKFYASLGNHDDPDDERLYKPFNMGGERYYAFRKGEAAFFALDSNYMDPRQLSWLDQNLKNSQGTWKICFFHHPLYNDGRHHGADSDLRTQVLPLFERYGVNAVFSGHEHVYQRIKPENNIYYFVLGNSGKLMTHDFGEARERVKGFDSDQSFMLVEIAGDKLYFQTISRSGETIDSGELPRIHP